GCGGACCGCACGCCAAGCGCATGGCGGCGGCGGTGGGTTGGGATACGGCACCCTGGGTCACGGACGTTCTGGCGGTGTTGCGGCTCGCGAACAGGAGTACGCCGAGGGGCCGCTCCTCGTCCGCCCCGATCGCAACGAGTTCGGATTCCGGTTCGACGCGGGTTTCGAACGCGTCGCCGAACGCCCCCTGTCCACGTTCGGCGTCGATGTCGACACCGCGTCCTATTCGGTTGTGAAGAAATACCTGTCCGAAGGCCGCCGGCCGCCCGTCGATGCGGTACGCATCGAGGAACTCATCAACGCATTCCGATACGACATCCCCGCGCCCGGGCGCGGCCAAGACTTCACGGTGCTCGCCGAGGCCGCGGCCGCCCCCTGGAACGCCAATCATCGCCTCGCGCGCATTGCGCTGGCCACGCGGCCAATCACGCCCGCCGAGTGGCCCGCGCTCAATCTCGTGCTGCTCATCGACGTGTCGGGGTCGATGAAGGGGCCGAACAAACTGCCGCTCGCAATCGAATCGTTCTCGCGGCTCGTGAACCAGATGCGTTGGAAGGACCGCATCGCCATCGTCACCTATGCGGGCGAAAGCGGCGTCGCCCTGCCCTCCACCTCCGGCAACAACCGCGACGCGATTCTTCGCGCGCTGCAAAACCTGCGCGCGTCGGGCAACACGCACGGCTCGGCGGGGCTCGAACTCGCCTATTCCCTCGCGTGGCACAACCACATTCCCGGCGGCGTGAACCGCGTGATGCTGGCGACGGACGGCGATTTCAACGTCGGCGTGACCGACACGGGGTCGCTCATCGAGATGGTCCGCGCCAACGCGGCCAAGGGCGTCGATCTGACCGTGCTGGGATTCGGCTCGGACAACCTCAAGGATGCCCGGCTCGAGGCGATCGCGGACCGCTCCGACGGCAACTATGCGTTCATCGGGTCACGCACCGACGCCGAACGCGTGCTGGTGCAGGCCGCGGGGGCGACGCTCATTACCGCCGCGCACGATGTGAAGGTGCAGGTGGAGTTCAATCCCGCCATGGTCGAGGCGTATCGCCTGATCGGTTACGAAAACCGCGCGCTGGCCTCGCGGGATTTCGCCGACGACCGCAAGGATGCCGGCGATGTCGGTTACGGTCACACGGTCACGGCGCTGTACGAACTCGTGCCGCGCGGCGGCACGATCGGTGCGCCGCCCGAGCTGCGTTACCGGTCGCCCACACCGTCGCCGGATCGGGCTATCGAGTCCGCGAGCCCGGAGTCGTTCTACGTGAAGGTGCGATATCAGCCCTCGAACGGCGACGGCGCGCGGGAGTTCGCCGTGCCCTTCGTCGACGACGGCCGCCCGCTCGCCGAATCGACCGACGACATGCGCTGGGTCGCCGCGGTGGCGGCTTACGGCATGTGGTTGCGCGACCCGAATTCCGTCGGATCGTGGACGGACACCC
The DNA window shown above is from Deltaproteobacteria bacterium and carries:
- a CDS encoding von Willebrand factor type A domain-containing protein — protein: MTPFEPHEKPIDDHVRDHYASREPRAELLDSLAKAALAEPRERSTRWSTWRRGFAAAAVAVFAVAFVWKFAEIGPTGQEAEIVVPSAGGQSPTVADDGSREIDRDFYKAIVPRKNASVIVDSDLAVVPSKPVEESAGAKSVKVVTPLADNFDSRTSSRLEGAAPRGEADRANDALVGGFGGEKKDSSASLGKIGTVAESGPSEPSAGAWSVSDASPKAGDDVSNHLRTARQAHGGGGGLGYGTLGHGRSGGVAAREQEYAEGPLLVRPDRNEFGFRFDAGFERVAERPLSTFGVDVDTASYSVVKKYLSEGRRPPVDAVRIEELINAFRYDIPAPGRGQDFTVLAEAAAAPWNANHRLARIALATRPITPAEWPALNLVLLIDVSGSMKGPNKLPLAIESFSRLVNQMRWKDRIAIVTYAGESGVALPSTSGNNRDAILRALQNLRASGNTHGSAGLELAYSLAWHNHIPGGVNRVMLATDGDFNVGVTDTGSLIEMVRANAAKGVDLTVLGFGSDNLKDARLEAIADRSDGNYAFIGSRTDAERVLVQAAGATLITAAHDVKVQVEFNPAMVEAYRLIGYENRALASRDFADDRKDAGDVGYGHTVTALYELVPRGGTIGAPPELRYRSPTPSPDRAIESASPESFYVKVRYQPSNGDGAREFAVPFVDDGRPLAESTDDMRWVAAVAAYGMWLRDPNSVGSWTDTQSRNLAAGAIGDVDDEARYEFVDLIGRWWR